One Paramisgurnus dabryanus chromosome 10, PD_genome_1.1, whole genome shotgun sequence genomic region harbors:
- the LOC135718486 gene encoding lysozyme C II-like: protein MKVIVLLLLILAANAKIFERCELARALKAYRMDATGVSLANWVCLIKSESGFNTQAIGRNRDGSTDYGIFQINSRYWCYDGRTPGRTSNDCKINCSRLLSADISQSVKCAKIIAKRHGTSAWYGWKKTCANRNVRPYIAGCGV from the exons ATGAAGGTTATTGTGCTTCTTCTGCTTATTCTGGCTGCAAATGCCAAGATATTTGAGAGATGTGAACTAGCAAGAGCTCTAAAAGCCTATAGAATGGATGCTACAGGTGTCAGTCTTGCTAATT GGGTCTGCTTGATAAAGTCGGAGTCTGGTTTCAACACACAAGCTATCGGCCGCAACCGTGATGGATCAACAGACTATGGGATTTTTCAAATCAACAGTCGTTATTGGTGCTATGATGGTAGAACCCCTGGCCGTACCAGCAATGACTGTAAAATCAACTGTTCAC GCCTGCTGAGCGCTGACATTTCTCAATCTGTTAAGTGTGCCAAGATCATAGCAAAGCGGCATGGCACTTCGGCATG GTACGGTTGGAAAAAAACCTGCGCAAATCGTAATGTGAGACCATATATTGCAGGATGTGGAGTATAA